GGAACGCCCCCGTCGTGACAGTCTGGTGGCGCAGACGATGCCCCGTCGGCGGGGGGAAGTCAAGGAGTTTCGTCGTAGTAAGATCGATGAGAACTAAATTTCATCCCGAAGGATGGTTGTCATGGTCGAGTCCGGCCCTCCCCCCGACGGCGCCGCGCTGGTGAGTCGCATCAGCGCCGTGCTGCCCGAGCTTCGCCCCGCCGAGCGACGGGTGGGTGAGGCGGTCGTCGCCGACCCCACCTCCGTGGCCCGCGAGTCGATCACCGCTCTCGCCGAACGGTGCCGCACGTCCGCGCCCACCGTCGTGCGGTTCGCCAAGCGCATGGGCTTCTCCGGCTACCCGCAGCTGCGCCTCGCGCTGGCCAAGGCGGCCGGCATCGAGGAGGGGCGCACCGCCCGCGGCCCCATCTCCGGCACGCTCGACCCGGGCGACACCCTCGAGCAGGTCGTCGCCAAGATCGGCTACGCCGACGCGCGCGCCGTGGAGGACACGACCGCGATGCTCGACATCGCGGCGCTCGAGGCCGCCGTCGACGCGCTCGTCGGGGCCCGCCGGATCGACCTCGTCGGCGTGGCGGCCAGCGGCGTCACCGCGACCGACCTGTGCCAGAAGCTCTCCCGCCTCGGCCTGCAGGCCACGTGCCACCACGACCGGCACGCCGCGCTCACCGCGCTGTCGCTGCGCGGGCCGGGCGACGTCGTCATCGCCATCTCCCACTCGGGCAGCACGCCCGACGTCATCGCCCCGACGCGGCTCGCGGTCGAGCAGGGCGTCACGGCCATCGCGCTCACCAACCACCCGGGCTCCAAGCTGGCGCAGACGGCCGACATCGCGCTCATCACGACGACGCGCGAGACGACGTTCCGCTCCGGGGCGATGGCCAGCCGCATCGCCCAGCTCGTCGTCGTCGACTGCCTGTTCGTCGCCGTGGCGATGCGGGACATGGACGCCACCCACGCCGCCCTCGACGCCAGCTTCAAGGCCGTCGCCGACCTCTGACCCCACCCAGCCCCTCGCCCGCCGAGCGCTGGATCCGGCACGGGTGCGCGGACGATAGCCTCGGCCCGTGGACACAGTGCGATGGGGCATCATCGGGGTCGGCGACGTCACCGAGGCCAAGAGCGGCCCGGGCTTCCAGCAGGCGGAGGGCTCCTCGCTCGTCGCCGTCATGCGCCGCGACGGTGAGAAGGCGGCCGACTACGCCCGGCGCCACGGCGTCCCGCGCTGGTACGACGACGCCCAGGCGCTCATCGAGGACCCGGAGGTCGACGCCGTCTACGTCGCGACCCC
Above is a genomic segment from Georgenia wutianyii containing:
- a CDS encoding MurR/RpiR family transcriptional regulator → MVESGPPPDGAALVSRISAVLPELRPAERRVGEAVVADPTSVARESITALAERCRTSAPTVVRFAKRMGFSGYPQLRLALAKAAGIEEGRTARGPISGTLDPGDTLEQVVAKIGYADARAVEDTTAMLDIAALEAAVDALVGARRIDLVGVAASGVTATDLCQKLSRLGLQATCHHDRHAALTALSLRGPGDVVIAISHSGSTPDVIAPTRLAVEQGVTAIALTNHPGSKLAQTADIALITTTRETTFRSGAMASRIAQLVVVDCLFVAVAMRDMDATHAALDASFKAVADL